From the Lysobacter soyae genome, the window CGGGATAGTCGACAAAAGACAAATAACCCGTGGCACGGATGCCGGCTTGGATCGAGTCGATCAACAGCAGGCTGCCGTGTGTTTCGGTCAGTTCACGTGCGGCATCGTAGAAAGCACGCGGCACCGAACGGCCCGGGTCGCCTTCACCCATCACGGGTTCAAGGAACATGGCCTCGATGAACCAGCCGTTGGCGTCGGCATCGGCAAATGCCTTTTTCAGGGCATCGATATCGTAGGGCTCGATGACGATGACACTTTTTTCGCCACGATAGCTGGCCAGGAATTGGGTGTAGTTCTTGCGGCTGGAATCCGAATACAGTGCCGGCTTGTCGGTACGTCCGTGGAAGCTGCCTTTGACCACGACGCGGTGAATCGCCTTGCCGGCGTGCCTGGCGCCCGGGTCGGTCATTTCTTTGGCGTGGGCGTCGACGATACGCGCCGCCAACGAGACCGATTCGGAACCGGAGTTCAAACACATGAATTGGCTGTAAGGGCAGCCATCAGCACGGGTTTGGCCGATTTCTTGACGCATGGCTTGGACAAAACGCATCTGCGACACGCTCGGCGTCATGATGTTGGCCATCGCCTGCGGACGTGTCATCGCTTCAATCACGGCTTTGGGCGCATGACCGAAACCGAGCATGCCGTAGCCGCCGGAATCGTGCAGCACGGCACCTTTCAGGGTGACGATCCACGGGCCACGGGCGACCAACGCCACATACGGATTGACGTTGTCCATGGAATAGAAGTTGAGGAAGCCGTTTTGCACCGCTTCGATCTGCGCTTGCTCGTCCATGTCGATGAGCTGGGGAAAATCGCGCTGGATTTGCTCAAAAGCCGGGACCGCGGCTTCAACGGCTTCAACCAGCTCCGGATGGCGGGCAGCGAAATCGAGGAGGGTGGCGTCGTCCAGGCCGGTGGTGCGTTGTTTTCCGGCCGCGCGCAGCGGCTTCAGGGTATCGAGCAAATTCATGAGACATCTCCAATTCGGCGCCGGAAAAAAGAAAATCGCGCGGCTGGGCGCGCGGTCCGGTGCAGGTGTTCATTGAGTTTAGCAAACGCCCCATGCGCCGATAACCCCCTGCGAAGGCTAGAATATCGAGCCGAGACGATCGTGGTTTCCGTTGAAAAAGTCCGATTTCCACTTTGATTTGCCGCCCGAACTGATTGCCCAAGCGCCCCTACCGGAGCGTACGGCGAGCAGGCTGCTGTGGGTGCCGCCGGTGGGCGCAGACTTCGAAGATCGCCGGTTTGCCGAACTGGAAGCCTTGCTCGCGCCTGGCGATCTGTTGGTCTTCAACGACACACGGGTGATACCCGCCCGCGTGTTCGGCAGCAAGGAAACCGGCGGCCGCGTCGAAATCATGATCGAGCGCTTGTTGCCGGCGAATGAAGCGCGCGCCCAGATCGGTGCAAGCAAATCCCCCAAGCCCGGCAGCACCATTCAATTGGATGCCGGCGGCAGCGCCGAAGTGCTCAGTCGTGACGAGGGCTTCTATCACCTGCGATTCGACGTGCCGGGAGCCTTGGAGTCGTGGCTGCAGCATTCGGGAAAGTTGCCGTTGCCGCCTTACATCACGCGCGAGGCCGATTCCGCCGACGCGCTTCGCTATCAGACGGTTTTCGCGAAAACACCGGGCGCCGTTGCGGCCCCGACTGCCGGCCTGCATTTCGATGACGCGTTGTTGGATCGCCTTCGTGCAAAAGGCGTGCAAACCGATTACGTCACCTTGCATGTGGGGGCGGGCACATTCATGCCCATGCGCGTGGAGAACGTCCAAGACCACACCATGCATCGTGAATGGTTGAACGTGGGTGCCGAACTGGTACAGCGCATTCGCCGTACGCGTGAGGCCGGCGGGCGCGTCATCGCCGTCGGCACCACCGTCGTGCGTGCGCTTGAAAGTGCGATGCGCGACGGTGAGTTGCAACCTTTCGCAGGCGAAACCCAGATTTTCATTTTCCCCGGTTATCGCATTCGTAGCGTGGATGCGTTGATCACCAATTTCCATCTGCCGGAAAGCACGTTGCTGATGCTGGTCTCCGCGTTTGCCGGCCGTGATCGCATTCTTGAAGCGTATGCGCATGCGGTGGCGCAGCGCTATCGCTTCTTCAGTTATGGCGACGCCATGATGCTTTGGCCGCAAAGTGACGCCGCTGAGGATGACGCATGAGCCGCATGACATTCGAGCGCATCACCACGGATGGCGCGGCGCGTCGGGGGAGGATCGCTTTTCCACGCGGCACCATTGAAACGCCGGCGTTCATGCCGGTCGGCACCTATGGGTCGGTCAAAGGCATTTTGCCTTCGGAGGTTGAAAACCTCGGCGCGGAAATCATTCTCGGTAATACGTTCCACTTGTACTTGCGACCGGGTTTGCAAGTCATTCGTGAGCACGGCGGCTTGCATGGGTTCGCCAAGTGGTCGAAACCAATCCTGACAGACTCCGGCGGTTTCCAAGTGTTCTCGCTGGCGCACCGGCGCAAGATCACTGAGGAGGGCGTGACCTTCGCCGCGCCGACCGACGGTAGCAAGGTGTTTCTGAGCCCTGAAGTCAGTATGGACATCCAACGCACTCTAGATTCCGACATCGTCATGATCTTTGACGAATGCACGCCGTACCCGGCGACGCACGAGGTCGCGCGCAGCTCCATGGAACTCAGCTTGCGCTGGGCGGAGCGCTCCAAGCGCGCGCACGAGGGCAACGATGCCGCGCTGTTCGGCATCGTGCAGGGGAGTGTGTACGACGATTTGCGGACCCGCTCTGCAGAAGGCCTGAAACAAATCGGCTTCGATGGCTATGCGGTGGGCGGACTGGCCGTTGGCGAGCCGGAAGAAGAGCGCAATGCGACCTTGGATTTCATCTGTCCGCAGTTGCCCGAAGACCGGCCGCGCTATCTGATGGGCGTTGGACGACCCGAGGACCTGGTCGAAGCCGTCGCGCGCGGTGTCGACATGTTCGACTGTGTGATGCCGACCCGCAACGCGCGCAATGGCCATTTCTTCACGGATTCCGGCGTGGTCCGGATTCGCAATGCACAGTACGAAAATGACCTGCGCCCGATCGAGGAAGGCTGTGATTGTCACGCCTGTGCGAACGGGTTCACCCGTTCCTATTTGCGACATTTGGACCGCTGCAATGAAATGCTGGGGCCGATGCTCGGCACCATGCACAACCTCCGCCACTACCAGCGTTTGATGGCGGGGATGCGCGGCGCGATCGAGACCGGCCGGTTTTTGGACTTCCGTGCCGATTTTTACGCCAAGAGGGGCTTGAATCCGCCTCCGCTTGGCCGCATGGCATAATCGCCTGTTGATTTTTTGAGGATGTACCTGATGAATCCGTTGGATTTCTTGATTTCGCCCGCCTACGCCCAAGCTGCCGCCGGCGGCGCCCAAGGCAGCAGCATGAGCATGTTGTTCATGATGCCGATCTTCGTGTTGCTGATGTACTTCATGGTCATCCGCCCGCAAATGAAGCGAGCCAAAGAACACCGCGCCTTGTTGGAAAAGTTGTCGAAAGGGGATGAAATCCTCACCAGCGGTGGTTTGGCCGGCACCGTCACCCAAATCGATGAAAACTTCATCTCCATGGAAGTCTCGCCGGGCGTCGTCGTCCGCGTGCAACGCGCCGCGATCAGCAGCGTTCTGCCCAAGGGCAGCCTGAAGAACTAACCTACTTAAGTGCCTGCGCATGCCGGCACCGGATTCGAACCATGCTTGAGTTTCCCCGTTGGAAGTACGTTGTCATCGTCTTGGTCTTGTTGCTCTCGACCTTGTACGCGATGCCGAACATTTATCCGCAAGACCCGTCATTGCAGATCAGTAACGGCAGCCAGCCGGTACCCGCCGACATGCAGGGCAAGGTCTCGGCAGCGCTGAAGGCCGCCAATATCACGCCGAAGTCGATTGAAACCGACGCCAGCGGCAAAGTGCTGGTGCGCATGAAGACGGCGGACGATCAAACACGTGCCAACGATGTAGTGCGTCCTTTGCTTGGCGAAGGTCAATCGGTGGCGTTGAACTTGGTGTCGACGGTTCCGCAGTGGCTGCGCAATATCTGGGCGAAACCCATGCCCTTGGGTCTCGACTTGCAAGGCGGTGTGCACTTCCTCATGCAGGTCGACCAAAAGGCTGCACTTGAAAAGCGCATGGAAGGCACGGCCGAGCGCATCCGGACCGCATTGCAAACGGAAAAAATCCCCTATGGTTCGGTCGAACGTTTGGCCGATTCCAGCGTGGCAGTGGTGCTCGATCCGTCCGCCGATGTGGGCAAGGCGCAAACCTTGATCACCAACACGTTGGCCTCCGGCCTGGCATTGGGTACCAACAACCCGTACACCGTGGTGCAGCAAGGCAGCACCTTGATGGTGCGCGTGAACGAAGCTGCGCTGCAGGCGGTATCTGCCGATGCAGTCGACCAAAACCGCAACGTGATCGCCGACCGGATCAACTCGCTGGGCGTGGCGGAACCGGTCTTGCAACGCCAAGGCACCGATCGTCTGGTGGTCGAACTGCCCGGTCTGCAAGACATGGCTGAAGCCAAGCGCCAGATCGGTGCAACCGCGACGCTCGAGTTCCGCGCTGTGACGGGTGACATGACAGCAGCGGCCGAGGCCGAGCGTAGCGGCGTGGTGCCGCCGGGTTCCAAGCTCTACCGCATGGAAAACGGTGCCCCGATCCTGCTCTCCAAGCGCGTGCTCGTTTCGGGTGATGAATTGCTGGATGCGCAAGTCACCCCGGATCCGAAGTCCGGTATGCCGTCTGTGAGCGTGACCCTGACCGGTGCCGCCGGCAAGCGCATGTTCAACCACACGGTGAACAACGTGAACAAGCAATTGGCCACGGTGTACATCGACCGCATTCCCGTCACCACCAAAGATGCGAATGGCAACGAAGTGCAGTCGTCGCGCACGCAGGAACGCGTGATCGCCGCACCGAATATCGCCGAGCCTTTCGGTGAGCGTTTCAACACCACGGGCTTGACCAACGAGCAGGCCACCGACCTTGCGAAGCAATTGAAGTCGGGTGCCTTGGCGGCGCCGATGGACTTCGTTGAGCAGGGCGTGATCGGGCCGAGCTTGGGTCGTGAAAACGTCGAGCGCGGTGTCAAGGCGGTGTTGTACTCCTTCACCTTCGCGTTGGTGTTCTTCCTCGTTTACTACCGCATGTTCGGCTTGATCACCTGTCTGGCACTGCTGCTGCAAATGGTGATGATCGTTGCCGTTATGTCGATCTTCGGCGCCACGATGTCGTTGCCGGGCTTTGCCGGCTTGGCGTTGTCGGTCGGTATGTCGGTGGACGCCAACGTCTTGATCAACGAACGCATCCGCGAAGAGCTGCGCGCGGGCGTACCGCCCAAAGCGGCCATTGCCGTGGGTTACGACCGTGCGTCCGGCACCATCTTCGACTCGAACATGACCGCCTTGCTCGCAGGTATCGCCTTGCTTGCCTTCGGTACCGGCCCGCTCAAGGGCTTTGCGATGACGATGATCATCGGCATCATGACCTCGCTGTTCTCCGCAGTGACGGTTTCGCGTGCGCTCGCCACCTTGATTTACGGCAAGCGCAAGAAACTGAAGTCGATCGCCATCTGACGGAATACAGACAATGAAACTTTTCCCGCTTCACCTCATTCCGAACGACACCCGCGTCGATTTCATGCGACTGCGCTGGGTCTCGATCGCGATCGCCGCGCTTTTGATGTTCGCCGCCATCGGTGCGATCGCGTTCAAGGGCTTCAACTTCGCGCTGGATTTCACCGGCGGCACCTTAGTGGAACTCGAGTTCCAACAAACGCCGAACATCGATACGGTTCGCAACAACTTGGACAAGGCCGGTTTCGGCAATGCCACCGTGCAAACCTATGGCGCCGGCAACAAGCTCTTGGTACGCACGGAATCCGATAGCAACGCCAAGAATGCCGACGAAGCCAGCAGCTTGGCCGCGCAACGCGTCTTGCAGGCAGTCAACCAGCCGTCGAACCCGGCCAAGGTCGGTCGTTCGACATTCTTGAATCCGCAGGTCGGCAGCGACTTGGCCAAGAACGCGGCGATGGCTTTGGCTTTCGTGATCATCGGCTTCCTCGGCTACATCGCCTTCCGCTTCGAATGGAAGTTCGCGGTCGCGGCGATCGTCGCCACCATGCACGACGTGCTGATCTGTGCCGGTTTCTTCGCGGCGACCGGTCGTGAGTTCGATCTCACGGTGTTGGCCGGTTTGCTGTCGGTGATGGGTTACTCGATCAACGACACCATCGTGGTGTTCGACCGCGTGCGGGAAAACTTCCGCAGCATGCGCGCCGATCCGCGTGAAGTGTTGAACGCGTCGGTCAATCAAACGCTTTCCCGTACGATCATCACCTCGTTCGTCGCGTTCTTGACTGTGCTGGCCTTGTACATTTACGGCGGTGGTTCGCTCGAAGGCATGGCCTTGTCGCAAATGATGGGTATCGTCATCGGCACCCTGTCGTCGATCTTCATCGCCTGTGCGTTGCTGACCATCGGGCCGTTGAAAGTCACGCGCCAGGATCTGTTGCCGCGCGCCAAGGACAACGAAGCCCTCAACCGCCGCCCCTAAAAACGGGGCAAAAAATGGGGTCAGAAGAAATTTTTCAATGAAAAATTTCTTCTGACCCCATTTTTGTTTCGCGGCTTAGCGGCGGAAGGTTGCGGCGTAGCCGGATGTGGCAATCACTTTTTGCAAGGCATCGGCGAGTTTCAAGTTGCCGGCCATGATCGTGCGGCTATCAATGCCGCGTTCGTCCAGCGGGCCCGTTTGCGCACCGTTGTAGTCACAAACGCGACCGCCGGCTTCACGGACCAGCAAAACGCCGGCAGCGATATCCCAAGGCTTCACGCCCGCTTCGAAGTAGCCGTCCAAACGGCCGGCGGCGACATAGGCCAAGTCCAGCGCGGCAGAACCCGTGCGACGGATATCTTCGGCATGGAGCAGCAGCTGGCGCGTGCATTCGAGTTGGGCCGGCGTGCGCTCGCGCTCGCGCGGGTGGAAGCCGGTGGCGATCAAGGCGCCGTTCAAATCCTTACGCTCGCCGACACGAATGCGGACGCCGTTCAACAGCGCACCGGCGCCCTTGCTGGCGGTGAACAGGTCGTTGCGCAACGGATCGTAGATGACAGCATGAATCGGTTCGCCGCGCTCCACCAGTGCGATGGAGACGCAGTAGTGGCCGAAACCGCGGATGTAGTTGCTGGTGCCGTCGAGGGGGTCGATGACCCAAACCAAGGGGCCGCCGCGACCGCGCAAACCGCCTTCTTCACCGAGAACGGCGCATTCGGGCATCGCACGCGTCAATTCGCGGATGGCCACGTCTTCGGCGTTCTTATCGACGTCGCTTGCGTAATCCAGCGTCGCCTTTTCGACGACATTGAGCTTGTCCAGACGCTGCGCACTGCGCAACAAAACATCACCGGCAGCACGTGCCGCCTTGACCATGATCGTGACCGCGGGTTTCTGCATCGCGGGAGCCCTCTGCTGGAATGAAAAAGAACAATCCGGCTCCGTGGCCGGGTCGGGAAGTTTAACATTGATGCCATGGAACCAGATCACATGTCACTTTCGCCTGCCATTCGTTTCGTTTTGGTGGGCACCCAGCACCCGGGCAACATGGGTTCGGCCGCCCGTGCCATGCGCACGATGGGCTTCACCCGGATGGTGCTGGTCGCGCCGGAAAAGGCGCCGAACCACGAGACCGATGCGATGGCGGCCGGCGCCGAGTCGCTGGTGAGGGAAGCACCGGTGTTCGCCAGCTTGGCGGAAGCCGTCGCCGATTGCGGTCTGGTTCTGGGTTGCACGGCGCGAAGCCGCCGGGTGGCGCTTGAGGAGCTGGCGCCGCCCCTGGCTGCCGAGCGTGCCCTGTCTGCAGCAGCCAAGGGCAGGGAAGTGGCCTTGGTGTTCGGTCGTGAACGCACCGGGCTCACCAACGAAGAGCTGCAGCTGTGTCACGCCGCGATCCACATTCCGTCCGACCCTGATTTCAGCTCCTTGAATCTCGCCGCCGCGGTGCAAGTGATCGCCTATGCGGTGCGCATGGGTCAACTGATGCACGGAACGGGCGTCGTGGGCACGTCGATACAAGATGCTGAAAACGAGACCGACCCGCCGGCGAGCCATCAGGATTTGGAAGGTTTCTTTGGCCAGCTCGACGCCACCTTGCATGCCATCGATTTTCACAAAGGGCGTGCGCCCGAATCGGCGATGCGCAAACTGCGCCGGATTTTCCTGCGCAATGCGCTGTCAATCAAAGAAGTCCGTCTACTGCGCGGCGTTTTGGCGGACGCGCAACGCATGGCCATGTTGGCCGGCAAGCAGGTTTAGCGATTCAGATCACGATGCGCTGCCACAGGTCGCTTAGGCGATCTTGCATGGCGGCAAAGGCTTCGATGATTTGACTGGACAGAACCACGGCTGTGCCGATCAGTGCGAAGCCGACGATCCAAGAGGCCATCATCAACCAGCCATCGCGTTCGATCATCGCCAAGGCGAACAACACCAAGGCCAGACCGAACAAATAATTGGTGCCGGGAATGGGCAGCGCCAACAGCAGCGCGAGCAGCAGCAGAATGATTCCGGTGAAGCGAAAACTCAGACCGTTTTCGAAGATCCAATCTGCGCGCGGCTTGATCAATTTGTGCAAGGGACGCAGGACCGGCGACAACCGACGGCGCAGATTGGCCAATGCACCGCGTTTGGGTCCTTTCTCGAGCGCGCGGCGTGGCAACCAAGGCTCACGCCGGCCGATGATCATTTGCAAGGCAAGCAAAGCCACTATCGGCCCTGAAAGCGCGCCACCCACGGGAATCGGAATAAAAGCCGGCAAGGTCAGGACAAACAGCATCATGCCGAAGCCGCTTTCTTCGACCGCATCAATGATTTGATGCAAGGTGATATGCGATTCGGGATCACCCTGGGCGAACCGCCCCAGCATGCCCAACAGACCTACGTCGTCCTCGTCACTCACGATCAGGGCCCGACCGGTGCTTGCTCGCTGTGCAAGGGCGTCAACAACAATTTGTCCACGCGCGGCCCGTCGAGGTCGACGATTTCATAGCGCCATTGATTCCATTCGAACGACTCGCCCACGTGCGGAATCCGACCGAACCAGGCAATCGCGAGGCCCGCAGCCGTGTGATAGTCATGTTCGTCTTCGAGTGGAAGCTTGTTCGATTCGACGATTTCCCTGACTTCGTCAATCGGCAAACTGCCATCGATCAACCAGGAACCGTCGTCGCGCTGCAACACCATGTTTTCGGCGTCGTTGTGTTCGGCCGACTGCAAACGACCGGTGACCGCGCCCATCACGTCACTGACGGTCACGAGACCGGTGACATCGCCGTATTCGTCGACAACCAACGCCAAGGATTGTTGCTCTTCGCGAAAAATTTCCAGCAACTTCATCGCCTGGGTGGATTCGCTGACGAACAGAACCTCGCGCAGTTCATCGAACAACGGCGGACGCGATTCGCCGAGATTGTCGAGCAAGGATTTGACTTCAAGTACGCCCAACACATCGGCATCGCTGCCGCGATACACGGGGTAACGTGAGAATGGTGTCTGACGCATGGTTTCGAAGTTCTCTTCGAATTCCGCTTCGCTGTCGAGCCAGACAATCCGCGTTCTCGGCGTCATCAAACTTTCCGCGGTGCGGTCGCCGAGTCTCAAAACGCGCGTCATCATGTTGCGCTCGTCGTCGTCGATGACGCCTTGTTCGTGTCCTTCCGACACCAACATTTGAATTTCTTCTTCAGTGATCTGTTGGTCGTTGACGCCGGCCAATCCGAACAACTTGATGATGCCGCGGGTGCTGACGGATAGCAGCATGACCAGCGGCTTCACGATGAGCGCAAAAAACTCCATCGGATACGCTGCTACGGAAGCGACGCGCTCCGGTGCGATGGTGCCAAGGCGCTTGGGAACCAGTTCGCCCAGCAAACCGAAGGCGAACAGCATGACGATAAAACCGACGACGATCCCGATCAGATCGGCGTGCGGCGCGAACAGCGGGACATCTTTCAAAGGCTCGGCGATTTGCGCGCCCATGGTTTCGCCGCCGAAGAAGCCGATCATCAAGCTCAACAACGTGATCCACAACTGCACCGCTGACAAAAAGCTTTCGGGATTGTTGGCCAAGTCCAGTGCTTTGGCCGCACCGCGGCTGGTCGCCGCCATCTGCTTCAACTTGCTTTTACGTGAAGTCATCACCGCCATTTCAGACATGGCGAAAAATGCATTCAGAACGATCAGGAACAGCACGATGACAAACTTCAGCATGGGCGCAACACCTGCTGTTCGTTCAGTGCGAGGTTCGGGTGCGCGATGCGCAGGGCTAAGTTAGGTTCGTCCATGTGTGATTCAATGCTCCGTCTGCATGGTAGCAGGCGACGCGAGTGAAATTGACGCGCCTGCCGGAGAAGAGATGGTGGATTCAGCCGACGAAGACAAGGTGTGGCGGGTCATACGCGCGATTCCACACGGATCGGTACGCGGATACGGCGAAGTCGGGCGCCTGGCGGGTTTTCCGGGCCGCGCGCGTTGGGTGGCCAAGTTGCTGTGGAGCAAGTCGCCGGGCGACATTCCTTGGCATCGCGTGCTGCGAAGTGACGGCCGCATCGCCTTCGCCGAAGGCAGTGCGGGTTTTAAACGCCAAGTCGCGGCCCTCAAAAGAGAGGGAGTCAGCGTGAAAGACGGCAAAGTCGCCATGAAACGCCCCAAGACTGAAGACGAGAGGTTGTGGGGACCGCCGGATTAGTCCAAACGACGCATCCAGCCCGCGATGCTGAGACGCGTCTGGTGTGACGCCAGCACTTCGTGCTCGATGTCGCTCAAGAAGCACACGGAAGTTCCCATTGTCGGTGCGATATCGGTGTGGCCGCCATCGTCCGAGTAAAGACGCAGCAGGCCGCCATCCGCGGGTTGCCAATCCGCATTCAAATAGGTGACCCAGGAAATCATGCGCGCACCACTGTCTTGCATGCGGTCTTTGTGTCGTACGTAGCGGGCCCCGGGCGGATACAGCGCGTAGTGCGCTTCCACGCCATGGATGGGCATCCGTAAGTTCGCTCTCAGTTGCTGGCTGAGTGTATGCAGCGCGGCTAAAAATTCACCGCCGTTGACACAAGCGACGTTGTCCAGCCAAAGCGTACGGTCGCCGCGTGAAGCCACGTCGGTGGTCGTCGAACCCCCGCGCCCCATGCGTGCAATCGAGAAGGCATTCGTTGCGTCCAACGTCATAGCTTCGTCGCGCAGGGCGCATGCCTGAACCTGGGGAATGAAATTCCGCACGCGACAGGCGCCGGAGCTGAACAACGCCGCTGCAATTTCGTCCGGGGCGTTGCCTTCAACGTCTATGACACGCATGTCCGTATCATATGCGCAATTGCGGAGACTCCATGATCAACAACATTCCCCCGGTCACCCGTGCCATCGCCATCACCATCGCCGTCGGATTTTTGGCGCAGATGATCGCGGGGCAGTGGTTGACACAGTTTTTTGCGCTCTGGCCGCTCTCGAACGGATTCATGCCGTGGCAACTGCTGACCCATGGCCTCCTGCATATGTCTTTCCTGCATTTGTTCTTCAACGGCTTGGCGCTGGTGATGTTCGGTGCGCAGCTCGAATACACCTGGGGTTCGCAGCGCTTCATGACGTTTGTTGCCGTCACCACCATCGGTTCCGGCCTGTGTTGGCTGCTCGTCAGCGCCCTGCTCGGCAGTGGCAGCCCGGCCATGGGCACGTCCGGTACCTTGTTCGGTATGTTGCTGGCCTACGGCATGTTGTTCCCGAACCAGCAAGTGATGATGTTGATTCCGCCGATCCCGATGAAGGCGCGTACGCTGGTCATCGTTTACGGCATTCTTGCGCTGGTCTTTGCCGGCAGCGGTTTGCAATCCCCGGTGGTGGTGATCGCGCACTTGGGCGGCATGCTCTTCGCTTGGTTGCTGATCCGCTATTGGCGCGGGCAGCCGCCGTTTGGTCGCGGCGGCAAAGGTGGGGGCAAGAAGCCGCCCACCTTGCGACGCGTGGTCTGACTCAGCGCCAGATCTTCACTTGTTGAGCCGCCGGCAACGACATCGGTGTCCCTGCCTTGCATTTGAACGCGGTGGCAAACTCCGGCATGTTGGCGAGCGGACCATTGGTGCGCCACTTGCCCGGCGAGTAGCTGCTGGTGGCCTGTTGTAGCGCGGCAGCTTCCTTGCTCATGGCCTGAGGCCACAAGCGACCCCAGCCATTGAAGAACGCGGTGGCGTTGGCGACATCCGGCGCGCCGCCTTTGGCCAATGCATCCCAAGCCAATTCCAGGCCGGCCAAATCGGCGGTGTCCTGTTCGCGCGTCAGCGCACCGTTGACTTTCGCGCCGGACAGTTCCGGATAAGGGTGGGCGCTGTATTGCGAGGCGATGGCAGTCATCTTCGAATTCCAGCCGGAAGCGTCTTGCGGCGTCCACCAGTCGCGGAGGTTGCCGCCGGCATCCACCATCCGGCCGCGATTGTCGAATCCGCGGGTCAATTCATGACCGATCAACGCGCCCAGCGCACCGTATTGCGCTGCTTGCGGTTGGGTCATGTCGATGACCGGTGCCTGCAAGATCGCGGCGGTGATGATGATGCGGTTGTGCGCCATGTCATAGCCGAGCGCCGCGTCCTGCGGCAGCACATCCCAGCGACGATCTGCATTGCCTTTACCGATCCGCTTCATTTCCTGTGCGTGGCGCCAGGTCGAAGCGATCAACATGTTGCCGCCGAAACTGCCGCGGCCCATCGGTTGGATGGTGTAATCGAGGTCGCGACGCGGCGCACCGATTTCGATGGTCGTCTTGCCGAGCTTGCTTTTCGCCTCTTGCTTGGCGGCGGCGCTCATCCAAGTGTTGCTGTCGATCCGGCGCGACAGCGCTTCGACAACATCCTTGGCCACGGACTCCGCACGTGAGGCGGCACCGGACGGGACATAGCGCGAGACATATTCACGACCCAGCATCGGACCGGCAGCCAGATTGATTGCAGCGAGCACTTGTTGCCAACGCGGTGGGGCCGTCGTTTCGTTGCGGAAAACGCGACCGAAGAATTCACCTTCGGCCTGACGGAAGCTTCGCGACAAATACGGCGCCATGGCATGCCCGATTTGATAGCGCAAATAAGTTTTCCACTGTTCGGTCGAGGTGTTCTTCACCAAGGCGTCGAGCTGCGCGAAATACTGCGGATCGACCATCGAAACCATGTCGTCCTTGACGCCTTGCGCAGCAATGAACTCCGCCAATTGCAAATTCCGGTACTGGTTTTTCAAATTGGCAATCGGCATCGCGGCATACGCGGTGCGCGGATCACGCGTCGCTTGCGCGGGC encodes:
- a CDS encoding aminotransferase class III-fold pyridoxal phosphate-dependent enzyme produces the protein MNLLDTLKPLRAAGKQRTTGLDDATLLDFAARHPELVEAVEAAVPAFEQIQRDFPQLIDMDEQAQIEAVQNGFLNFYSMDNVNPYVALVARGPWIVTLKGAVLHDSGGYGMLGFGHAPKAVIEAMTRPQAMANIMTPSVSQMRFVQAMRQEIGQTRADGCPYSQFMCLNSGSESVSLAARIVDAHAKEMTDPGARHAGKAIHRVVVKGSFHGRTDKPALYSDSSRKNYTQFLASYRGEKSVIVIEPYDIDALKKAFADADANGWFIEAMFLEPVMGEGDPGRSVPRAFYDAARELTETHGSLLLIDSIQAGIRATGYLSFVDYPGMEGINPPDMETYSKALNAGQYPLSVLAANARACDAYKRGLYGNTMTANPRALDVACTVLGLLTPELRVNIRERGLEAIAKLNALKDETGGLVTKVQGTGLLFSCELAEGFKGYGVGSTEEWMRERGIGVIHGGVNSLRFTPRFDTQSDELDLVIAMIKKALTEGPRDAVEKAA
- the queA gene encoding tRNA preQ1(34) S-adenosylmethionine ribosyltransferase-isomerase QueA — encoded protein: MKKSDFHFDLPPELIAQAPLPERTASRLLWVPPVGADFEDRRFAELEALLAPGDLLVFNDTRVIPARVFGSKETGGRVEIMIERLLPANEARAQIGASKSPKPGSTIQLDAGGSAEVLSRDEGFYHLRFDVPGALESWLQHSGKLPLPPYITREADSADALRYQTVFAKTPGAVAAPTAGLHFDDALLDRLRAKGVQTDYVTLHVGAGTFMPMRVENVQDHTMHREWLNVGAELVQRIRRTREAGGRVIAVGTTVVRALESAMRDGELQPFAGETQIFIFPGYRIRSVDALITNFHLPESTLLMLVSAFAGRDRILEAYAHAVAQRYRFFSYGDAMMLWPQSDAAEDDA
- the tgt gene encoding tRNA guanosine(34) transglycosylase Tgt, which encodes MSRMTFERITTDGAARRGRIAFPRGTIETPAFMPVGTYGSVKGILPSEVENLGAEIILGNTFHLYLRPGLQVIREHGGLHGFAKWSKPILTDSGGFQVFSLAHRRKITEEGVTFAAPTDGSKVFLSPEVSMDIQRTLDSDIVMIFDECTPYPATHEVARSSMELSLRWAERSKRAHEGNDAALFGIVQGSVYDDLRTRSAEGLKQIGFDGYAVGGLAVGEPEEERNATLDFICPQLPEDRPRYLMGVGRPEDLVEAVARGVDMFDCVMPTRNARNGHFFTDSGVVRIRNAQYENDLRPIEEGCDCHACANGFTRSYLRHLDRCNEMLGPMLGTMHNLRHYQRLMAGMRGAIETGRFLDFRADFYAKRGLNPPPLGRMA
- the yajC gene encoding preprotein translocase subunit YajC, with the translated sequence MNPLDFLISPAYAQAAAGGAQGSSMSMLFMMPIFVLLMYFMVIRPQMKRAKEHRALLEKLSKGDEILTSGGLAGTVTQIDENFISMEVSPGVVVRVQRAAISSVLPKGSLKN
- the secD gene encoding protein translocase subunit SecD, which produces MLEFPRWKYVVIVLVLLLSTLYAMPNIYPQDPSLQISNGSQPVPADMQGKVSAALKAANITPKSIETDASGKVLVRMKTADDQTRANDVVRPLLGEGQSVALNLVSTVPQWLRNIWAKPMPLGLDLQGGVHFLMQVDQKAALEKRMEGTAERIRTALQTEKIPYGSVERLADSSVAVVLDPSADVGKAQTLITNTLASGLALGTNNPYTVVQQGSTLMVRVNEAALQAVSADAVDQNRNVIADRINSLGVAEPVLQRQGTDRLVVELPGLQDMAEAKRQIGATATLEFRAVTGDMTAAAEAERSGVVPPGSKLYRMENGAPILLSKRVLVSGDELLDAQVTPDPKSGMPSVSVTLTGAAGKRMFNHTVNNVNKQLATVYIDRIPVTTKDANGNEVQSSRTQERVIAAPNIAEPFGERFNTTGLTNEQATDLAKQLKSGALAAPMDFVEQGVIGPSLGRENVERGVKAVLYSFTFALVFFLVYYRMFGLITCLALLLQMVMIVAVMSIFGATMSLPGFAGLALSVGMSVDANVLINERIREELRAGVPPKAAIAVGYDRASGTIFDSNMTALLAGIALLAFGTGPLKGFAMTMIIGIMTSLFSAVTVSRALATLIYGKRKKLKSIAI
- the secF gene encoding protein translocase subunit SecF codes for the protein MKLFPLHLIPNDTRVDFMRLRWVSIAIAALLMFAAIGAIAFKGFNFALDFTGGTLVELEFQQTPNIDTVRNNLDKAGFGNATVQTYGAGNKLLVRTESDSNAKNADEASSLAAQRVLQAVNQPSNPAKVGRSTFLNPQVGSDLAKNAAMALAFVIIGFLGYIAFRFEWKFAVAAIVATMHDVLICAGFFAATGREFDLTVLAGLLSVMGYSINDTIVVFDRVRENFRSMRADPREVLNASVNQTLSRTIITSFVAFLTVLALYIYGGGSLEGMALSQMMGIVIGTLSSIFIACALLTIGPLKVTRQDLLPRAKDNEALNRRP